One window from the genome of Rariglobus hedericola encodes:
- a CDS encoding glycoside hydrolase family 5 protein: protein MRRFLPLLALVLLATPLPACAQAAGSLISNSGFETDTNADGWPENWDRSSKTSTLEIEADGNHFIRMQATVPATMVMLHRTIAIPAGTRALQLTWRWRITDLKTGKLPWNDARIIFELVDASGKKTATQPDPVYANENTVGWIEKKTSFLVPQGATLLKLMPALFEAAHGTLDIDDLILTATGTEELEAAAKLRAEEAAFLYVQPESPVQAKWPAELRVQGNRLVDASGKVVLLQGVNAPGFESYPRDTHAIKSTLVAIDDWKANCVRLPVNDELWFGRSGYQSDGGKAYRDHIDQCIMLAANRGAYLVLELYRYRAPKPEHVTFWQDAATHYKNHPAVLFDLFNEPHDISWKTWRDGGWVDAPKKPDESAFLSDAEKKSNQGFESVGMQALVDAVRSTGAKNIVIAGGIDWSGDLSGITEGYALEDKTGHGIMYSWHQYNWHTGWARRVLAAAEKYPIFVGEFGADVNKMTFIPADQQEAPNTWVPDMLGFVQKHRLNWTAWSLHPKTTPVMISDWKYTPNPFFGVFVKDALAGKQFEMKRMR, encoded by the coding sequence ATGCGTCGCTTCCTTCCGCTTCTTGCACTCGTTCTTCTCGCGACACCGCTGCCTGCGTGCGCGCAAGCCGCCGGCTCCTTGATCTCGAACTCCGGTTTTGAGACCGACACCAACGCCGACGGCTGGCCCGAAAATTGGGACCGTTCATCCAAAACCAGCACCCTTGAAATCGAAGCGGACGGCAACCACTTCATCCGCATGCAAGCCACCGTGCCCGCCACGATGGTCATGCTTCATCGCACCATCGCTATTCCAGCGGGCACCCGCGCCCTTCAACTCACCTGGCGCTGGCGCATCACCGACTTGAAAACCGGCAAGCTCCCTTGGAACGACGCCCGCATCATCTTCGAACTGGTCGACGCCTCCGGCAAAAAAACCGCCACTCAGCCTGATCCCGTTTACGCCAACGAAAACACCGTCGGCTGGATCGAAAAGAAAACCTCTTTCCTCGTCCCACAGGGTGCGACGCTCCTCAAACTCATGCCGGCCCTCTTCGAGGCCGCGCACGGCACCCTCGACATCGACGACTTGATCCTCACCGCCACCGGCACCGAAGAACTCGAAGCCGCCGCCAAACTCCGCGCCGAGGAAGCCGCCTTCCTCTACGTCCAGCCCGAGTCGCCCGTCCAAGCCAAGTGGCCCGCCGAACTCCGCGTGCAAGGCAACCGTCTCGTCGATGCCTCGGGCAAAGTCGTCCTGCTCCAAGGGGTCAACGCCCCCGGCTTCGAGTCCTACCCCCGTGATACTCACGCGATCAAATCCACCCTCGTCGCCATCGACGATTGGAAAGCCAACTGCGTCCGCCTCCCCGTAAACGATGAGTTGTGGTTCGGCCGCAGCGGCTACCAATCCGACGGCGGCAAAGCCTACCGCGATCACATCGATCAGTGCATCATGCTCGCCGCCAACCGCGGCGCCTACCTCGTCCTCGAGCTCTATCGCTACCGCGCCCCCAAACCCGAACATGTCACGTTCTGGCAGGACGCCGCCACCCACTACAAAAACCACCCCGCCGTCCTCTTCGACCTCTTCAACGAACCCCACGACATCTCTTGGAAAACCTGGCGTGACGGCGGCTGGGTCGATGCCCCGAAGAAGCCCGACGAATCGGCCTTCCTCTCCGACGCCGAGAAAAAATCCAACCAGGGTTTCGAATCCGTCGGTATGCAGGCCCTTGTCGACGCCGTCCGGTCCACTGGCGCCAAGAATATCGTCATCGCCGGTGGCATCGACTGGTCAGGTGACCTCTCCGGTATCACCGAAGGCTACGCGCTCGAAGACAAAACCGGCCACGGCATCATGTATTCCTGGCATCAATACAACTGGCACACCGGCTGGGCCCGTCGCGTCCTCGCCGCCGCCGAAAAATATCCCATCTTCGTCGGCGAGTTCGGCGCCGACGTGAACAAGATGACATTTATCCCCGCCGACCAACAGGAGGCCCCTAATACTTGGGTCCCCGACATGCTCGGCTTCGTCCAAAAACACCGCCTCAACTGGACCGCTTGGTCGCTTCACCCCAAAACCACCCCAGTGATGATCTCCGACTGGAAATACACACCGAACCCCTTCTTCGGCGTCTTCGTCAAAGACGCCCTCGCCGGAAAACAATTCGAGATGAAGCGCATGCGCTGA
- a CDS encoding glycoside hydrolase family 5 protein: MKRLLPFLFLLCPFLLHAEPAASVLTNGDFESGSEGWPLNEGASIQSEDSGNHFLRLEFSEPSRLLSVYRSFPIDSSHQAFVFSFRARYDNIVHGKEQWHDGRIILDFKDAGGKRLASPSPPYFKKTSKGWIEKTLEFTVPAGAVRLEIMPALFNVKAGTFDLDDLTLTPADPAPIIARREAHIAERAADTARRAAAVKPTIPAPPADKMPPALRVVGNQIQTDTGTTVWLQGLAIPSLEWVSNGENILKSTEIALTEWKANCIRLPVRDNFWTGKGPYQKDGGAGYRQLIEDVANLCATHGAYLVLDLHRFRAPEEAHVAFWKDAATRFKNHPAVLFELFNEPHDLSWDVWKKGGFVTDEKSNATIVAENGEKLRGFQSVGMQRLLDTIRETGAQNIVIVGGLDWGYDLSGILNGHALDDRGGRGIVYSTHVYPWKSAWQGKFLALADKYPLFIGELGGEEKPMAFLRPDQHEDPYTWSPDMLGLIQKYKFHWTGWSFHHKASPRILLSLETYEPTPYWGQFVKDALAGKQFELKKLR, encoded by the coding sequence ATGAAACGCCTTCTCCCGTTCCTCTTCCTGCTCTGCCCATTCCTTCTCCACGCCGAGCCCGCCGCATCCGTCCTCACCAACGGTGACTTCGAATCCGGCTCCGAGGGCTGGCCGCTCAACGAAGGCGCCAGCATCCAGTCCGAAGACTCCGGCAACCACTTCCTCCGCCTCGAATTCTCCGAACCCAGCCGTCTGCTCTCCGTCTATCGCTCCTTTCCGATCGACTCCTCACATCAGGCGTTCGTCTTCAGTTTCCGCGCCCGCTACGACAACATCGTCCACGGAAAAGAACAGTGGCACGACGGCCGCATCATCCTCGATTTTAAAGACGCCGGTGGCAAACGCCTCGCCAGCCCGTCGCCGCCCTACTTCAAAAAAACCTCCAAAGGGTGGATCGAGAAAACCCTCGAATTCACCGTTCCCGCCGGCGCCGTCCGCCTCGAAATCATGCCCGCCCTTTTCAACGTCAAGGCCGGCACCTTCGATCTCGATGACCTCACGCTCACTCCCGCCGACCCCGCGCCCATCATCGCCCGCCGCGAAGCGCATATCGCCGAACGCGCCGCCGACACCGCCCGCCGCGCCGCCGCCGTTAAACCCACCATCCCCGCCCCGCCCGCCGATAAGATGCCGCCAGCCCTCCGTGTAGTCGGGAATCAGATACAAACCGACACCGGCACCACCGTCTGGCTCCAAGGCCTTGCCATCCCCAGTCTCGAATGGGTTTCCAACGGCGAAAATATCCTCAAATCCACCGAGATCGCCCTCACCGAATGGAAGGCCAACTGCATCCGCCTGCCCGTCCGCGACAATTTCTGGACAGGCAAAGGCCCTTACCAAAAAGACGGCGGTGCCGGCTACCGCCAGTTGATCGAAGACGTCGCCAATCTCTGCGCCACTCACGGCGCTTACCTCGTTCTCGATCTCCACCGCTTCCGCGCGCCCGAGGAAGCCCACGTTGCCTTCTGGAAAGACGCCGCCACCCGTTTCAAAAACCACCCCGCCGTCCTCTTTGAGCTTTTCAACGAGCCGCACGACCTCTCTTGGGATGTCTGGAAAAAGGGCGGCTTTGTCACCGACGAGAAAAGCAACGCGACCATCGTCGCTGAAAACGGTGAAAAGCTCCGCGGCTTCCAATCCGTCGGCATGCAACGCCTGCTCGACACCATCCGTGAAACCGGTGCACAGAACATCGTCATCGTCGGCGGACTCGACTGGGGCTACGACCTCTCCGGCATCCTCAACGGCCACGCCCTCGATGATCGCGGCGGACGCGGTATCGTTTATTCGACGCACGTCTATCCGTGGAAGAGCGCCTGGCAGGGCAAGTTTCTCGCCCTCGCCGATAAATACCCGCTCTTCATCGGTGAACTGGGCGGCGAGGAAAAACCCATGGCCTTCCTCCGCCCCGACCAGCATGAGGATCCCTACACGTGGTCGCCCGACATGCTCGGCCTGATCCAGAAATATAAATTCCACTGGACCGGCTGGTCCTTTCACCACAAGGCCAGCCCGCGCATCTTGCTCTCCCTCGAAACTTACGAACCCACCCCCTACTGGGGCCAATTCGTAAAAGACGCCCTCGCCGGAAAACAATTCGAGTTAAAAAAACTCCGCTAA
- a CDS encoding alkaline phosphatase D family protein, which yields MNRAATAPILRPLGSLRFPANHRRSFFAAIFSLVIGACAQAASVGWAWTGGVTESVAVITARIESAAPVYVSIMDSDTVFSSALTAPMKSGALHRFILAGLKPDTEYRYRFVADDGTAVDDEPRSFRTFPKPGTPASFRFAVASCAKGANSPVFDAAAHQGARFFLHTGDFHYYDITENRVEAFRDAYDFHLSSPRLRTLLATTPLFYQWDDHDFGPNDSNRNSPSSEASLRNYRELVPHHPLVGGPSDPVDQAFMIGRVYFIISDLRSQRDPDGRRMMNAAQDAWLRAQLLAARDAGCPLIFWMSSIPWNGTELPVDRWQGYSAHRAEIADFIKANGLAGRVAILSGDAHMTAIDDGSHSDFATDGGAPVRVFQAGPIANRGSYKAGPYSHGARFETAPGQMLNYFGMVDVQDDGKQIRVTWSGRDGSDGIGDKVLQSERDAKGPIQFEFTVR from the coding sequence ATGAACCGCGCTGCAACCGCCCCGATTCTTCGTCCACTCGGATCTCTCCGATTTCCCGCAAATCATCGCCGGAGCTTCTTCGCAGCCATCTTTTCGCTGGTCATTGGAGCCTGCGCGCAAGCCGCGTCCGTCGGCTGGGCCTGGACCGGCGGCGTCACCGAGTCGGTCGCCGTGATCACCGCCCGCATCGAATCCGCCGCCCCCGTTTACGTTAGTATCATGGATTCGGATACCGTTTTCTCTTCAGCCCTCACCGCGCCCATGAAGTCCGGTGCGCTCCACCGGTTTATCCTCGCCGGTCTGAAACCCGACACCGAATACCGCTATCGTTTCGTCGCCGACGACGGCACTGCGGTGGACGACGAACCCCGTTCGTTCCGCACCTTTCCCAAACCCGGCACTCCCGCCAGTTTCCGTTTCGCGGTCGCGTCTTGCGCCAAAGGAGCCAACTCCCCCGTCTTCGACGCCGCCGCCCACCAAGGCGCGCGCTTCTTTCTGCATACCGGTGATTTTCACTATTACGATATCACCGAGAATCGCGTGGAAGCTTTCCGCGACGCCTATGATTTTCACCTTTCCTCACCCCGCCTGCGCACCTTGCTCGCGACCACGCCGCTTTTTTATCAATGGGACGACCACGACTTCGGCCCCAACGACAGCAATCGAAACAGCCCGAGCAGCGAAGCCTCCCTCCGCAACTACCGTGAACTCGTCCCGCACCACCCGCTCGTCGGCGGACCTTCCGATCCGGTGGATCAGGCGTTCATGATCGGACGCGTTTATTTCATCATCTCCGATCTGCGCAGCCAGCGTGATCCCGACGGACGCCGCATGATGAACGCCGCGCAGGACGCGTGGTTGCGCGCCCAGTTACTCGCCGCTCGCGACGCCGGCTGTCCGCTGATTTTCTGGATGAGCTCCATTCCTTGGAATGGCACCGAGCTGCCTGTTGATCGCTGGCAGGGCTACTCCGCGCACCGCGCCGAAATCGCCGATTTCATCAAGGCCAACGGTCTTGCCGGTCGCGTGGCCATTCTCTCCGGCGACGCCCACATGACCGCCATAGACGATGGCTCGCACAGCGACTTCGCCACCGACGGCGGCGCTCCCGTCCGCGTCTTCCAAGCCGGCCCCATCGCCAACCGTGGCAGTTACAAAGCCGGGCCCTACAGTCACGGCGCCCGCTTCGAAACCGCCCCCGGCCAGATGCTCAATTATTTCGGCATGGTCGATGTCCAGGATGACGGAAAACAAATCCGCGTTACTTGGAGCGGACGCGATGGCTCCGATGGCATCGGCGACAAAGTCCTGCAATCCGAACGCGACGCCAAGGGCCCGATCCAATTCGAATTTACGGTGCGTTAA
- a CDS encoding helix-turn-helix domain-containing protein, which produces MDDPAVTQNARLPMREWAYLHSELEWIYDHEVPAVYRDRKVNKEKGGYWAWYVRQGKASVRTASGKRYEAGPGMWLLVPTEQMTQRFSEDARILSLHFLCQWPSGENILSGNGGLVFAGGEHPLLERKAAQLERMVRKSIPEADTRYYSCFSDYEQFLSFHVLFQQWLLLWFNIQKQSGADLSRLLTSDDRVLSAMRCLNMAPLREGLPHEALRKESGLGEAQLNRMFMAEYGMTLRKCWEQRRLKAAKSHLETSLMPVKEVAYTLGFRSDSHFMMWFKQHTAQRPKEYRRIHRTLDA; this is translated from the coding sequence ATGGATGATCCGGCAGTCACTCAGAACGCGCGTCTTCCCATGCGGGAGTGGGCTTATCTGCACAGTGAGTTGGAATGGATTTATGATCACGAGGTGCCGGCCGTGTATCGCGATCGCAAGGTGAACAAGGAGAAAGGCGGCTACTGGGCGTGGTATGTGCGCCAAGGCAAGGCGTCGGTGCGCACGGCTTCGGGTAAACGCTATGAGGCGGGGCCGGGGATGTGGCTGCTGGTGCCGACGGAGCAGATGACGCAGCGGTTTTCGGAGGACGCGCGAATTCTGTCGCTGCACTTTTTGTGTCAGTGGCCGTCGGGTGAAAACATCCTGTCGGGCAATGGCGGCCTGGTGTTCGCCGGCGGCGAGCATCCGTTGCTGGAGCGCAAGGCGGCGCAGCTGGAGCGCATGGTCAGAAAGAGTATCCCGGAAGCGGATACGCGGTATTACAGCTGTTTTTCAGACTATGAGCAGTTCCTATCGTTTCATGTGCTGTTCCAGCAGTGGCTGCTGTTGTGGTTTAACATTCAAAAACAAAGCGGTGCGGATCTCTCGCGGCTTTTGACGAGCGACGACCGGGTGTTGAGCGCGATGCGGTGCCTCAACATGGCGCCATTGCGAGAAGGCTTGCCGCACGAGGCGCTGCGCAAGGAAAGCGGACTGGGTGAGGCGCAGCTCAACCGGATGTTTATGGCGGAATACGGAATGACATTGCGCAAGTGCTGGGAGCAGCGACGGCTGAAGGCCGCGAAGAGCCATCTCGAAACCAGCCTGATGCCGGTGAAGGAGGTGGCTTACACGCTGGGGTTTCGCTCCGACTCACACTTCATGATGTGGTTCAAGCAGCACACGGCTCAGCGCCCGAAGGAATACCGGCGGATACACCGGACGCTCGATGCCTGA
- a CDS encoding PEP-CTERM sorting domain-containing protein, producing MMKRISLPGLTISVLALVGPVQAVTLMLDFGLTPVIDDAGPADSRINSPYHTVNGSFTDTAWNQIQTADIASGNLVRSDNTAATGIALNIGATTTNLSTTLNLASTPSGNSALGGFTNTGVYADTSVGKDGIFTSDGTGGTRAVGFQLSGLAAGTYDIYITARNTSLGGNQTQNLYVGTSAATGNFNFSTYTTKSLTYSSSSVATGSWTEDANYVHFSVSISSGEVLNLASYGTAGAEPRGFLNSVQIVSAIPEPSTYASFTGIGVLALCIGRRLRVSRTP from the coding sequence ATGATGAAGCGCATCTCCCTCCCTGGGCTTACTATTTCCGTCCTCGCCCTAGTCGGCCCCGTGCAAGCAGTCACGCTGATGCTGGATTTCGGTCTCACTCCGGTCATCGACGATGCCGGCCCTGCAGATTCGCGCATCAACAGCCCCTACCACACAGTCAACGGATCGTTCACCGATACAGCCTGGAACCAGATCCAGACGGCGGACATCGCCTCGGGAAACTTGGTCCGGTCTGACAACACGGCCGCCACCGGAATCGCGCTGAACATCGGCGCCACCACCACCAACCTCAGCACCACGCTCAACTTGGCCAGCACCCCCAGCGGAAACTCTGCATTAGGCGGATTCACCAACACGGGCGTTTACGCCGACACCTCGGTTGGCAAAGACGGTATTTTCACCAGCGACGGCACCGGTGGCACACGCGCCGTGGGCTTTCAACTCAGTGGTCTGGCCGCCGGCACCTACGATATCTACATAACCGCTCGTAACACCAGTTTGGGCGGAAACCAGACGCAGAATCTCTACGTCGGCACATCGGCAGCCACGGGAAATTTCAACTTCAGCACCTACACCACCAAATCCCTTACTTATAGCAGCTCGTCGGTTGCCACCGGCAGCTGGACCGAAGACGCCAATTACGTCCACTTCAGCGTGTCGATCTCCTCCGGCGAAGTGCTTAACCTTGCCAGCTACGGCACCGCCGGCGCGGAACCACGCGGCTTCCTCAACTCCGTGCAGATCGTCTCGGCAATTCCCGAGCCGTCCACCTACGCTTCCTTCACAGGCATCGGCGTGCTGGCTCTCTGCATTGGCCGCCGACTTCGCGTTTCCCGCACCCCGTGA
- a CDS encoding tyrosine-protein phosphatase, whose amino-acid sequence MKTYPCFRFLSSSVVGSLIFPLSVFAADTPTPAVAPPSKAPAKSVSEDRLIPNYHSLGEIANRTNIVRCANPVDGIATRLKGAEPTDADRQQAKAQMQHLYDLGIRTVVSLQRQEPPTPALQNPEYTAVMLEKAAAKEVGITYVAYSMANRGKDALSLQYMPDDKVFTLVETIGNDIVKRSETGGVAFHCKSGKDRTGLVAAYLRIKYQHWSTDQAIAEMRQNGHVWNSFLKPGQSFSWHENHLRSIAGKLSPESKATSL is encoded by the coding sequence ATGAAAACCTACCCCTGTTTCCGTTTTCTTTCATCGAGTGTAGTGGGTTCTTTGATTTTCCCTCTCTCCGTTTTCGCCGCTGACACGCCCACTCCCGCCGTAGCGCCTCCTTCAAAGGCTCCGGCCAAATCGGTTTCCGAGGATCGCCTCATTCCCAACTACCACTCGCTAGGCGAAATCGCGAATCGCACCAACATCGTCCGCTGCGCCAATCCTGTGGACGGTATCGCCACCCGGTTGAAAGGCGCCGAACCCACCGACGCAGACCGGCAGCAGGCCAAGGCGCAGATGCAGCATCTCTATGATTTGGGCATCCGCACTGTCGTCTCACTCCAACGTCAGGAACCCCCGACGCCCGCCCTGCAAAACCCGGAATACACCGCCGTCATGCTCGAAAAGGCCGCCGCCAAGGAGGTCGGCATTACCTACGTCGCCTACTCCATGGCCAACCGCGGCAAGGATGCGCTCTCCCTTCAGTATATGCCCGACGACAAGGTGTTCACCCTCGTCGAGACCATCGGCAACGACATCGTTAAACGCTCCGAGACCGGTGGCGTGGCCTTCCATTGCAAGTCCGGCAAAGACCGCACCGGCCTGGTCGCCGCGTATCTACGAATCAAATACCAACACTGGAGCACGGACCAGGCGATCGCCGAGATGCGCCAGAACGGCCACGTCTGGAATAGTTTCCTGAAGCCCGGACAGTCATTTTCCTGGCACGAAAACCACCTGCGCTCCATCGCCGGAAAACTGTCTCCTGAATCCAAGGCGACGAGCCTGTAG
- a CDS encoding glycosyl hydrolase: MLCHLPSFLFAVAALFLSGCAHTSEYPARAATVLGSVQIVPPDATTDRDRATGFTQPGDAIVFSVPAPRDGFYRLDLVYSADAEKRIPVTINGSMQGSRLFPKTTGFETRSFGRIRLRAGTNTVRIGTDWGYADIASIRIKRTSPPREFHLRTTPVNPNASHESRALFTTLTREFGQRTFTGQHESNPTVPSRLDYITRNTGGATPAILGLDLIYYSPSWNQPGGDGAIEAARDWALNRHGIVSLSWHWLAPLHAGPLIWDSFSTSKTPFDVSRIADESSPEYAAIIRDLDHLAEKLKPLRDARIPVLWRPLHEAEGGWFWWGARGPDATRQLYRLMFDRFTRIHHLDNLLWVWTSTDDDRSLDWYPGDNYVDILATDLYFSPGTRGDFFTVFDRLRELHGGRKPIALGECGSIPDLTADAPWLWFLTWDDLISRPELNPADFVYTIFRTPRAILLKGLQSASPAPHSR, from the coding sequence GTGCTCTGTCACCTGCCCTCCTTTCTCTTTGCGGTCGCCGCGCTCTTTTTATCGGGGTGCGCCCACACGTCCGAGTATCCCGCACGCGCAGCGACTGTCTTGGGTAGCGTCCAGATCGTCCCTCCCGATGCAACGACCGACCGGGATCGAGCCACCGGCTTCACGCAACCCGGCGATGCGATCGTTTTTTCAGTTCCCGCGCCGCGCGATGGATTTTATCGCCTCGACCTCGTCTACTCAGCCGACGCCGAAAAACGCATTCCCGTCACCATAAACGGCTCCATGCAGGGCAGCCGGCTTTTCCCGAAAACCACCGGCTTCGAAACCAGATCCTTCGGGCGCATCCGTCTCCGCGCCGGCACCAACACCGTGCGCATCGGCACCGATTGGGGCTACGCCGACATCGCCTCGATCCGGATCAAGCGCACCTCGCCACCTCGCGAATTTCATCTCCGCACCACCCCGGTAAACCCCAACGCCTCGCACGAGTCCCGCGCTCTTTTTACCACGCTCACGCGTGAATTCGGGCAACGCACGTTCACCGGCCAGCACGAATCCAACCCGACAGTCCCTTCGCGCCTCGATTACATCACTCGCAACACGGGCGGAGCCACTCCGGCGATTCTCGGCCTCGATCTGATTTACTATTCACCTTCCTGGAATCAGCCCGGCGGCGACGGAGCCATTGAGGCCGCCCGCGACTGGGCGCTCAACCGTCACGGCATCGTCAGCTTATCCTGGCACTGGCTCGCGCCGCTTCACGCCGGACCGCTCATCTGGGACAGCTTCTCCACCAGCAAAACCCCTTTCGACGTCTCCCGCATCGCCGACGAATCCTCTCCCGAATACGCCGCGATCATCCGCGATCTCGATCACCTCGCCGAAAAACTAAAACCCCTTCGCGATGCCCGTATCCCCGTGCTGTGGCGTCCGCTCCACGAAGCCGAGGGCGGCTGGTTCTGGTGGGGCGCCCGCGGCCCCGATGCGACCAGGCAACTCTACCGGTTGATGTTCGACCGGTTTACCCGCATCCACCACCTCGACAATTTGCTCTGGGTCTGGACCTCCACCGACGACGATCGCTCGCTGGACTGGTATCCGGGTGATAACTACGTCGATATCCTCGCGACGGATCTTTACTTCAGTCCCGGAACCCGCGGCGATTTTTTCACTGTTTTTGACCGGCTCCGCGAACTGCACGGCGGCCGAAAACCCATCGCACTCGGCGAATGCGGTTCCATCCCCGACCTCACCGCCGACGCCCCCTGGCTCTGGTTTCTCACCTGGGATGACCTCATTAGCCGCCCCGAGCTCAATCCGGCGGACTTTGTTTATACAATTTTCCGAACACCTCGCGCGATTCTACTGAAGGGCCTCCAATCGGCTTCCCCCGCACCGCACAGTCGCTAA
- a CDS encoding heparinase II/III domain-containing protein produces MRNLLTAPLPENEIAAILAATAGRPSLPLLGDPVWSAVRDNPAITAWLLPLIARADAEASEPLPILTDELYADFAKTGDRLPFERPYFERRRRLGRAAMAVLLGDDATRTRLLPSFIKKLGEIMDEESWTLPAHVWNEPTGKNPWMIDLFAAETANNFADLLVVFAAVIPADLTQRIKTRLHVQIFENYVNPRTTFHWLTITNNWNAVCHQGVLGAALAVEEDHALVARMLSVAATRLPAFLTGYGADGSTSEGPGYWSYGFGWFAELNAQLEHRTRGQLSLFEGDEKVAAIARFAPQVTLAEGHFVNFSDGGRTGRLSSSLLTYLGQRLADTTLTAQGTAIYRHQADTGLDLDILRTDFFYLSRLALRVASTDVLATAREPVHPDVFFDDYGAIVTRGTDAGGHLWEFAAKGGHNAEHHNHNDCGSFLLNVDGAPAIIEIGAPEYVRAFFSDKRYDFLAARSLGHSVPFVNGCEQPEGAAFAATILKTEIGGDRVEFSVDLTKCYPPEARCVSLIRSWVFQKSAGRITISDTYELAAPGVIESLLICPPAVTRDGADALITTPKAVLRITPATGSTLTAVETCDYRGHHGTDEKVSRIRFAPNAPSRSGVIAYEVSLR; encoded by the coding sequence ATGCGCAATCTGCTCACCGCCCCGCTCCCCGAAAACGAAATCGCCGCGATCCTCGCCGCCACCGCCGGCCGCCCTTCGCTTCCCCTGCTGGGCGATCCCGTCTGGAGCGCCGTCCGTGATAATCCCGCCATCACCGCGTGGCTCCTGCCGCTGATCGCCCGCGCCGACGCCGAGGCCTCCGAACCGCTCCCGATCCTCACCGACGAACTTTACGCCGACTTCGCCAAGACCGGCGACCGTCTCCCCTTCGAGCGCCCCTACTTCGAACGCCGCCGCCGTCTCGGCCGCGCTGCCATGGCTGTGTTGCTTGGCGACGACGCCACCCGCACCCGCCTGCTCCCTTCGTTTATTAAAAAACTCGGCGAGATCATGGACGAGGAATCGTGGACTCTTCCCGCCCACGTCTGGAACGAACCCACCGGGAAAAATCCGTGGATGATCGACCTCTTCGCCGCGGAAACGGCCAACAACTTTGCCGATCTCCTCGTGGTCTTCGCCGCAGTGATCCCCGCCGATCTCACGCAGCGCATCAAGACCCGCCTGCACGTCCAGATCTTCGAAAACTACGTCAACCCGCGCACCACGTTTCACTGGCTCACCATCACCAACAACTGGAACGCCGTCTGCCACCAGGGTGTTCTCGGTGCCGCCCTCGCGGTTGAGGAAGACCACGCGCTCGTCGCCCGCATGCTGTCAGTCGCCGCCACCCGCCTGCCCGCGTTTCTCACTGGCTACGGCGCCGATGGCTCGACCTCCGAGGGACCCGGTTACTGGTCCTACGGCTTTGGCTGGTTCGCCGAACTCAACGCCCAGCTCGAACACCGCACACGCGGACAACTCTCCCTCTTCGAAGGCGATGAAAAAGTCGCCGCCATCGCCCGCTTCGCCCCGCAAGTGACGCTCGCCGAAGGCCATTTTGTTAACTTCTCCGATGGCGGCCGCACCGGCCGCCTGAGCTCTTCACTCCTCACTTACCTCGGCCAGCGCCTCGCCGACACCACCCTCACGGCGCAAGGCACCGCGATCTACCGCCACCAAGCCGACACCGGTCTCGATTTGGATATTCTTCGCACCGACTTCTTCTACCTCTCGCGCCTCGCGCTCCGCGTCGCCTCGACCGACGTGCTCGCCACCGCCCGCGAACCCGTGCACCCCGACGTCTTCTTTGACGACTACGGCGCCATCGTCACGCGCGGCACCGACGCCGGCGGCCACCTCTGGGAGTTTGCCGCCAAGGGCGGCCACAACGCCGAGCACCACAACCACAACGACTGCGGCAGTTTTCTCCTCAACGTCGACGGCGCGCCCGCGATCATCGAGATCGGCGCCCCCGAATACGTCCGCGCCTTCTTCAGCGACAAACGCTACGACTTCCTCGCCGCCCGCTCACTCGGTCACTCCGTCCCCTTCGTAAATGGCTGCGAACAACCCGAAGGCGCCGCCTTCGCCGCCACCATTCTCAAAACCGAAATCGGCGGTGATCGCGTCGAGTTCTCCGTGGACCTCACCAAATGCTACCCGCCCGAAGCGCGTTGCGTGAGCCTGATCCGCTCTTGGGTTTTTCAAAAATCCGCCGGCCGTATCACGATTTCTGATACCTACGAGCTCGCCGCCCCCGGCGTGATCGAATCACTCCTCATCTGCCCGCCCGCCGTCACCCGCGACGGCGCCGATGCGTTGATCACCACCCCGAAGGCCGTGCTCCGCATCACCCCCGCCACCGGCAGCACGCTGACCGCCGTGGAAACCTGCGATTATCGCGGACACCACGGCACCGACGAGAAAGTCAGCCGTATCCGTTTTGCGCCCAACGCACCCTCCCGCTCGGGAGTCATTGCGTATGAAGTCAGCCTGCGCTGA